A single window of Granulicella sibirica DNA harbors:
- a CDS encoding TonB-dependent receptor codes for MKRWLFLVCVFLLPNLALCQSTNATISGGVTDIAGNLIQDADVEIANDATGVVNSAKTNDAGMYFVPILPPGHYHVQVSKRGFKTIIKADVVLNVQSAVGLNFVLPVGAASESLTVNDNSPELNTTDASVSTVIDRKFVENLPLNGRSFQDLISMTPGVVTQSPQSPGQVVGVGGDFSVNGQRTQSNYYTVDGVTANIGSGNGGGVGEASTGGTLGGSTALGTTQTLISVDALQEFRVQSSTYSAEFGRSPGGQFSLGTRAGTNFLHGSVFDYLRNDVFDSNDWFNAHYGKPTPALRQNDFGGTVGGPVWIPGLYDGRNQTFFFASYEGLRLTQPTAATIQYVPDDFMRQQAVDAMRPILNAFPLPNGIDYGTAASPNLAQFISPFSLPSKIDSTSVRIDHTLRPKIALFFRVGDTPSSTVARPYFARTTTSSNAQSYTLGATVQLSDQTTDEFRLGYARSDSAQIGALDNFGGATPIDLGAAMGAGSYQRAEPVIVMSVSDIGSPLLTTYDGRNASRQWNVIDTVSLLKGVHALKFGVDYRHIKSPITPPTVEPYAIFLSAQEVISGMPSLPYVFNFVPATPLFNQAAIFAQDEWSVHQRLHLSFGIRWELNPPPTEEHGRDAYTLLGDINNPATLTLARQGTSLWKTAWYNFAPRLGLAWTVHDQPGNEMVFRTGGGVFFDSANEVASLGYSGLGFQSFALQSGAEIPFTPGQLVVPVSVTAPYTSGTITAFPSHLQLPYTLQWNVSMQQALGRNQSLTLSYVAAEGRRLIGLQQKSLSVLNPNFDQVQYLASGVTSNYQSLQVKFQRSVAKGLQALASYTWSHSLDFGSNANALPLQRGNSDFDVRNNLQAGLSWELPGNFDSRVLSLFLKNWGVDGRLSTRSSFPVTLGGALTTNTANGNEYSGALNLVRGEPVYLYGSQYPGGRTINKAAFSLPATGAAGDAPRNFVRGFGSTQVNLAFRRDFPLHDLLVLHFRAESFNLLNHPSFGYVDPTYTDATFGQATQMLNASLGTVASQYQQGGPRSMQFALKMTF; via the coding sequence ATGAAACGCTGGCTATTCCTCGTCTGTGTTTTTCTTCTCCCGAATCTCGCATTATGTCAGTCCACCAACGCGACCATCAGCGGTGGCGTGACGGACATCGCGGGCAACTTGATCCAGGACGCGGACGTGGAGATTGCCAATGACGCCACGGGCGTCGTGAATTCCGCGAAAACAAACGATGCAGGGATGTACTTTGTACCGATCCTGCCGCCGGGCCATTATCACGTCCAGGTCTCGAAGCGTGGCTTCAAGACGATCATCAAAGCTGACGTTGTGCTCAACGTTCAGAGCGCTGTCGGCCTCAATTTCGTTCTACCGGTCGGGGCGGCATCAGAGAGCCTCACAGTGAACGACAACTCTCCGGAACTGAATACAACTGACGCGAGCGTCAGCACGGTCATCGACCGTAAGTTCGTCGAGAACCTACCCTTGAACGGACGAAGTTTTCAAGATCTGATCTCCATGACTCCAGGTGTTGTGACGCAGAGCCCCCAGAGCCCAGGCCAGGTGGTGGGAGTTGGAGGTGACTTCAGCGTGAATGGGCAGAGAACGCAGTCGAACTACTACACAGTGGACGGAGTTACCGCGAATATTGGTTCAGGCAATGGAGGCGGCGTAGGGGAGGCCTCTACCGGAGGCACACTTGGAGGATCGACCGCGCTAGGCACAACACAGACATTGATCTCGGTCGATGCATTGCAGGAATTCCGCGTGCAGAGCTCAACTTACTCCGCGGAGTTTGGCCGGTCGCCGGGAGGTCAGTTCTCGCTTGGAACGCGCGCCGGAACAAATTTTTTGCACGGTAGCGTATTCGACTACCTCCGCAATGATGTCTTCGACTCGAACGACTGGTTCAACGCTCACTATGGCAAGCCGACACCTGCTCTTAGACAGAATGATTTCGGTGGCACGGTGGGTGGTCCAGTGTGGATTCCTGGACTCTACGACGGACGAAACCAGACCTTCTTCTTCGCTTCGTATGAAGGCCTACGTCTGACGCAGCCTACGGCTGCAACAATCCAATACGTTCCGGACGACTTCATGCGGCAGCAGGCGGTTGACGCCATGCGTCCCATCTTGAATGCTTTTCCGCTGCCGAACGGAATCGACTACGGTACCGCCGCGAGCCCGAACCTTGCGCAGTTCATCTCACCCTTCTCGCTACCCAGCAAGATTGACTCGACCAGCGTACGGATCGATCACACGCTTCGACCCAAAATCGCTCTCTTCTTTCGGGTTGGAGACACGCCGAGCTCTACGGTAGCCAGGCCGTACTTCGCCCGGACAACCACCAGTAGCAACGCACAAAGCTACACTCTCGGGGCAACGGTCCAGTTGTCCGATCAGACTACGGATGAGTTTCGTCTTGGATATGCGCGTTCGGACTCTGCGCAGATAGGTGCGCTGGACAACTTTGGGGGCGCCACTCCGATCGATCTTGGAGCTGCGATGGGAGCTGGTTCCTATCAGCGGGCAGAGCCAGTGATTGTCATGTCGGTTTCGGACATCGGATCGCCGTTGTTGACGACTTACGACGGGCGCAACGCAAGCCGGCAGTGGAATGTCATCGATACGGTGAGTCTGCTGAAGGGTGTTCACGCACTGAAGTTTGGGGTGGACTACCGCCACATCAAGTCGCCGATCACTCCGCCGACAGTGGAACCGTATGCAATCTTCCTCAGTGCGCAGGAGGTGATCAGCGGCATGCCCAGCCTACCCTACGTCTTCAACTTCGTTCCCGCTACGCCACTGTTCAATCAAGCTGCCATCTTCGCGCAGGACGAATGGAGCGTCCACCAGAGACTTCACCTCTCGTTTGGCATTCGCTGGGAGCTAAATCCGCCACCAACAGAGGAACACGGTCGGGATGCTTATACGCTGCTGGGAGATATCAATAACCCTGCGACTCTCACTCTTGCGCGTCAAGGTACTTCCCTTTGGAAGACGGCCTGGTACAATTTCGCTCCCCGGTTGGGCTTGGCGTGGACGGTGCACGACCAGCCTGGCAATGAAATGGTGTTCCGCACGGGCGGGGGCGTGTTCTTCGACTCTGCAAATGAAGTGGCGTCGCTCGGATACAGCGGGCTTGGGTTTCAGTCATTCGCGCTGCAGAGTGGGGCCGAGATTCCGTTTACCCCCGGCCAGCTCGTGGTACCAGTCTCCGTGACAGCACCGTATACCAGCGGGACGATCACCGCGTTTCCATCCCATCTGCAGCTGCCGTATACATTACAGTGGAACGTCAGTATGCAGCAGGCACTTGGGAGAAATCAGTCCCTAACGCTTTCCTATGTGGCGGCTGAAGGACGACGACTAATCGGGCTGCAACAGAAATCTTTATCCGTGCTAAACCCGAACTTCGACCAGGTGCAGTACCTCGCATCAGGCGTGACGTCGAACTATCAGTCTTTGCAGGTAAAGTTTCAGCGGTCAGTAGCGAAGGGACTTCAGGCACTCGCTTCTTATACCTGGTCACATTCACTCGACTTTGGGTCGAATGCCAACGCGCTGCCGCTGCAGCGAGGAAACTCCGACTTCGACGTACGCAACAATCTGCAGGCAGGTCTTAGCTGGGAGCTTCCTGGCAACTTCGATTCGAGAGTTCTTTCACTGTTCCTGAAAAATTGGGGAGTGGATGGTCGCCTCAGTACGCGCTCGTCATTTCCTGTAACGCTTGGCGGAGCGCTAACCACCAATACGGCAAACGGAAACGAATACTCTGGAGCCCTCAATCTCGTGCGGGGTGAGCCGGTCTACCTTTACGGATCGCAATATCCGGGAGGCCGCACGATCAACAAGGCGGCGTTCAGCCTGCCAGCAACGGGAGCGGCGGGAGACGCTCCACGCAACTTCGTCCGCGGCTTTGGGAGCACCCAAGTCAACCTCGCGTTCCGGCGAGACTTTCCTCTGCATGACCTGCTGGTTCTCCACTTTCGCGCCGAAAGCTTCAACCTTCTCAACCATCCAAGCTTCGGGTACGTAGATCCGACATATACCGATGCGACTTTCGGTCAGGCGACTCAGATGCTGAACGCAAGTCTTGGAACCGTAGCGTCGCAGTATCAGCAGGGTGGTCCCCGATCAATGCAGTTCGCCCTCAAGATGACCTTCTGA